From Nicotiana tabacum cultivar K326 chromosome 20, ASM71507v2, whole genome shotgun sequence, one genomic window encodes:
- the LOC107763405 gene encoding large ribosomal subunit protein eL34-like yields MVQRLTYRKRHSYATKSNQHRVVKTPGGKLIYQSTKKRASGPKCPVTGKRIQGIPHLRPTEYKRSRLSRNRRTVNRAYGGVLSGSAVRERIIRAFLVEEQKIVKKVLKIQKAKEKLAAKS; encoded by the exons ATGGTCCAACGATTAACTTACCGTAAACGGCACAGCTATGCCACCAAATCTAACCAACATAGGGTTGTCAAAACCCCAG GTGGAAAGCTGATTTACCAGAGTACCAAGAAGAGGGCTAGTGGACCTAAGTGCCCTGTTACTGGAAAAAGAATTCAAGGG ATTCCTCACTTGAGGCCTACTGAATACAAGAGGTCAAGATTGTCGAGAAACAGGAGGACTGTGAACCGTGCTTATGGTGGCGTGTTGTCAGGCAGTGCTGTACGTGAAAG GATCATAAGAGCCTTTTTGGTGGAAGAACAAAAGATTGTGAAGAAGGTTTTGAAGATCCAGAAAGCCAAGGAAAAGCTAGCTGCCAAGAGCTAA
- the LOC107763406 gene encoding protein FEZ-like, giving the protein MEERNEKEKMDEVMLPGFRFHPTDEELVGFYLRRKVQHKPISIELIKQLDIYKYDPWDLPKLATVGEKEWYFYCPRDRKYRNSARPNRVTGAGFWKATGTDRPIYSSEGSKCIGLKKSLVFYKGRAAKGIKTDWMMHEFRLPSITDSTAPKRFLDKHIPPNDSWAICRIFKKANSNAHRALSHSWVSPTVPENTTSDFLTSSHFTNYSNEISLINKTNSPIQFSGSTINDLQNSSSNMASFSTLDLPLYKTLNSNYDPITSYTFSSCTETSEILPLPKCINMSNNNIDASSLLLNMSSSIFGDYSIPLPENIEGGGVLDQETTLKEANHVNNMDHMEEQWRNVRSIGLLPLNMAADAWKTNLLWDSSPCPSSEMSTSYSTNKCYT; this is encoded by the exons ATGGAAGagagaaatgagaaagaaaaaatggatgaagtGATGCTACCAGGGTTTCGTTTTCATCCAACTGATGAAGAGTTAGTAGGGTTTTATCTAAGGAGGAAAGTTCAGCACAAACCTATCTCCATTGAACTTATCAAGCAACTTGACATCTATAAATATGATCCATGGGATCTACCAA AGTTGGCAACAGTGGGAGAAAAAGAGTGGTATTTCTACTGTCCAAGGGATAGAAAATATAGAAATAGTGCAAGGCCAAATCGAGTAACTGGAGCTGGTTTTTGGAAAGCCACAGGAACTGATAGACCTATTTACTCTTCTGAAGGTTCAAAATGCATTGGCTTGAAAAAATCCTTAGTTTTCTACAAAGGTAGAGCTGCAAAAGGGATTAAAACTGACTGGATGATGCATGAGTTTAGGTTACCTTCTATCACTGACTCCACTGCACCAAAGAGATTCTTGGACAAACATATTCCTCCTAAT GACTCATGGGCAATATGCAGGATTTTCAAGAAAGCAAACTCCAATGCACATAGAGCTCTTTCTCATTCTTGGGTATCACCAACAGTACCTGAAAACACTACATCAGATTTTCTAACCAGCAGCCACTTTACTAATTATTCAAATGAAATTTCATTGATAAACAAAACAAATTCACCTATCCAATTTAGTGGTTCTACCATTAATGATTTACAAAACTCCTCATCCAATATGGCTAGTTTCTCCACATTAGATCTTCCACTTTACAAAACCCTCAACTCAAACTATGACCCTATCACAAGTTACACATTTTCTTCTTGTACTGAAACTTCTGAAATACTACCATTACCAAAATGCATCAATATGAGCAATAATAATATTGATGCTTCTTCTTTGCTTCTAAACATGTCATCTTCTATATTTGGAGATTATTCGATACCGTTACCGGAGAATATAGAAGGTGGTGGTGTTCTTGATCAAGAGACAACCTTAAAGGAAGCTAATCATGtgaacaatatggatcacatggAGGAACAATGGAGAAATGTTAGATCTATTGGATTACTTCCTTTGAATATGGCTGCTGATGCTTGGAAGACTAATTTGCTTTGGGATTCTTCTCCTTGTCCTAGTAGTGAAATGTCCACAAGTTATTCTACTAACAAGTGTTACACTTGA